CGGCGCTGGCGCGACGCGCAGACCAATAGCGCAGATCGCGCTGCGCCAGCGCGAGCGCGTGATTGTCTTCGCTCGCCGTCGCGCGGTCGATTTCCTTATGCAGGCGCGTAAGCTCGGCTTCAATCTGTTCGAGGCCTTCGGGCGTGACCAGATTGCGGTGCGGACTGACCGGCCGGTCAGGCAGGTCCTCGCGCGGATTGTCGTCGTCCTGTTCTTTCGTAAAAGCCGAACTCATGCGCTTTTGACCTTTGGTTCGCCGCGCCGATGCGGCGAGCGTCCTTAACAAAAATAATCGGCCCAAGCGGGCCGTCGTGGGCATTAGAGCCGAGACGGGCGCGCTTGTCGAGAAATGGACGCCGCAATGCGACGATTCGCGCGCGCTTCCGAAGGCTTAGCTTGGCGGCTCAAAGGCCGAGATCGGAAAGCCCGGGATGATCGGGCGGACGCGGGCCCGCCGGCCAGCGATACTTCCGCTCGCTCTCGCTGATCGGCAGGTCGTTGATGCTGGCGAGTCTGAGCCGCATCAGGCCGTCCTCGTCGAATTCCCAATTCTCATTGCCATAAGCGCGGCGCCAACTGCCTAAGTCGTCATGAAATTCATAAGCGAAACGCACCGCGATCCGATTGTCGCGAAACGCCCAGATCTCCTTGATCAATCGATAGTCCAATTCGCTGCGCCATTTGCGGGTGAGAAAAGCGACGATCTCGTCGCGGCCGACGAGAAATTCCGCGCGATTTCGCCAGCGGCTGTCGACCGTATAGGCAAGCGATACGCGCTCGGGGTCGCGCGTATTCCAGGCGTCCTCAGCGATGCGCACTTTCTGCGTGGCGGTTTCGAGCGTGAAGGGCGGCAGGGGCGGTCGCGACACGGACGCTCCTCGTCGTTTGAACGACGATCTTACCATTTGCATCTTAGAGCGGAAGATGCCGGCCCATGTCGATGACGACGCGTCCGCGAATCGTTCCTCCAACGATCGAGCGGGCCCGATCCAGCGCCGCATCGAAGGGGATGATTTCGCTCATGGCGTCGATTGTAGAGGGATCGAGATCTCGCGCGATTCGGGTCCACGCCGCCCGCCGCAAGTCGATGCGCGGGCGCACGCTTTCGACGCCGAGCAGCGACACGCCGCGCAGAATGAAAGGCGCGACATTCGCCGGAAGCGCCATGCCGCCGACATTGCCGCAGGCGGCGACGGCCCCATCGAAGCGCGTCTGCGCAAGAAGATTGGCGAGAGTGACGCCGCCGACAGTGTCGACGCCGACGGCGAAGCGCTGCTTTTGCAGCGGCTTTCCGGGAGCGGACAATTCGTCGCGGCCGATGATCTCGGACGCGCCGAGGCGTCTGAGATAGGCGTCTTGACTCGCCTGTCCGGTGACGGCGGCGACGCGCCAACCAGCCTTGGCGAGCAATGCGACGGCGAAAGAGCCGACTCCCCCCGTCGCGCCCGTCACCACCGCGAGTCCGTCGTCGGGCCGAGCGCCATGGCGCTCCAGCGCAAGCACGCAGAACATGGCGGTCAGTCCCGCGGTGCCGACCGTCATGGCGCGCGCCGGCGTCAGCGGCGGCGGCAGTTTCGCGAGCCAATCGCCCGATAGCCGCGCCTTTTCCGCAAAGCCTCCATAATGCGCTTCGCCTAGGCCGCACGCCGTCGCAACGACAATGTCGCCCGCCGCAAAATCCGGATGCGCGGAGCGCGTGACGCGGCCCGCGAAATCGACGCCTGGAATCATCGGGAAGCGACGCACCACCGGTCCGTCGCCGGTCACGGCGAGACCGTCCTTGTAGTTGATCGCCGAGAAAGCGACGTCCACGTCGACATCGCCCTCCATCAGATCGCGCTCACGCATGACGACGTAATCGGCGTGTTGGCCGTGATCGTCTTTGTCGATGCGAATGGCCCTGAAGTCAGTCATGGGGCTGCGCCTCCGCCGTTGGCTGCGACAAACCAGCGCTTTTTAGCGGAGAAAAAAAGTCAAAAAAAGGAGAACATGAGGCCGTCATGGCCGTAAACCCATAAATTCTGACGGATCAACTATGCTGAATTGGGCAGCGCCAATAGTGCATAATATTTCTTGATGCAGTCGCACTATTCTGTTAGTCAGTCAACAAGTAACGGCAGAGCGACGATTCTATGCAGCAAAGCATTGATCAAGGGCGACGGGGGCGGCGTCCGTCTCAACAGGAAGTGGTGAGCAATCCGATGAATCAAGCCAACAACATTGAACTCGCGGCCGACATCGTCTCCGCCTATGTGAGCAACAACTCAGTCCCCGCCGGAGAGTTGCCCGGGCTCATCAGCGAAGTCTACAACGCCCTGTTGCGCGTTGGCGCGGGCTCCGCGGCGGCGCCCGCCGAGCCGCCGAAACCGGCGATTCCCGTCAAGCGTTCGGTAACCAATGATTACATCATCTGCCTTGAGGACGGGAAGAAGTTCAAGTCGCTGAAGCGTCATCTGCGCACGCAGTATGGGCTGTCGCCCGAAGACTATCGTGAGAAGTGGGGCCTCCCGGCCGACTATCCGATGGTTGCGCCCAACTACGCCAAGGCGCGGTCTAATCTCGCCAAGCAGATGGGGCTCGGCCAGCAGCGCCGGCGTCGCGGCAAATAAAAAGGCGGCCAAACGGCCGCCTTTCTCCAATTGACCTGAAAGCCGCGGCGCGCGGTCGCGCCAGGCCAGCGCTGATGACGACGTCCGCGGTTCAGGTCTCTTCGTCGGTTTCGATGTCGCCGTCGATCAATCCGGAGACATCGTCGTCGGATTCTTCTTCCTCGAGGAAGGTGTCGTCTTCGGCGTCATCTGCTTCGATCTCCACATCATCTTCGACATCGATCGATTCCGCCACGGTCTCCGTCTCCCCGACTTCTTCGAGCGACACGGTTTCAGGGCTCTCCTTTTCGAGTTCGCTTTCTTCTTCTTGTTGCGCGCGCGCCGCCGCTCGCGTCAGCGCCACCACCTGATAAATCGCGCCGCATTTCGGACAGGCGATCGGGTCCTTTTTAAAGTCGTAAAACTTCGTCCCGCAGGACTGACATTGGCGTTTGGCGCCGAGTTCGGGTTTTGCCACGGTCGATGGGTCCTCGAGAAGCAGCGTGGGAACGCCCCGCCTATATTGAGAGACTGTTTGGGCGCTCCGGTTAGTGGCGTCCCGCCTCGCTGTCAAATGGGAAATGCATTGTCTGCGCGCCCATTGCCAAGCGCCGCGCAGATTGGCATAGAATCGCGGTCATGCGGGTGTAGCTCAATGGTAGAGCAGCAGCCTTCCAAGCTGAATACGAGGGTTCGATTCCCTTCACCCGCTCCATCCCCTTCCGGTGAACTTTCCCAGCGCGAGCGATACGGCCCGGCTGTTCTTTGCGTTCGGCCGCGCCGCCTTGCCCGCTGCGACAGCCTCTCCGGCCTCGTGTTTAGAGTTTCGCCAATGCGCGAATCGACCTTGCCGTTTACCAATGACGCGTAAAGGCGCGCCGTGCAAAGCCGCCGCAACGTCGAGACGCCGCGCGCGCGAACGCCGCGCCGCCTCGTCCATGCGTCCCAGAGAAGGACATGGCGTTAAGCGTTCTTGGATGTTTGCGCCGCGTTCCTCGCGTCGACGCCGCGGATGAGGCGCTGGGAGGTGGCGGAAACTCGCCGGAACGCAACGCCAACTGAGATCGACCGCCGATTCGTGCCTGCTGCGTTCCCGGTTGATCCCAAAGCTTAACCGCAAGACGCCAAACCGCCTAATCTTGGCCGTTGACAGAAGGGCGGAAAAGAGTCCGCCGCCGACTCTTTCGCCAAGAGCGCGTGCGACGCCATCGACGGGCCGTTCTCGCAAGTTCTGGCGTTTCGATTTGCCCGCGCGTCCATATATTGTTGGAACAGAGCATGACTCGGCGAGAGTCAGCGATTCGGGCGCGATTCGTTCGCAGGCTGTTCAGAAGGTAAAGTCGCGCCCTGCTCTAAGTTTCGATATGAAACGAAGCGCGCTTCGGCGCGCGTCAGGCAGCAAAGAACAAAATGACAGTCGCGCCGTCTTACCCGACGAGCCGCGCCGCCCCCCGCGCAAGGCCGTTCGACAGGGGCGTGGCGGCGGTGCTCGGCCCCACCAACACCGGCAAGACGCATCACGCCATCGAGCGTATGTTGTCTTTTCCCTCGGGCGTCATTGGGCTGCCGCTGCGCCTGCTCGCGCGTGAGGTCTATAATCGCGTCGCCGAACGCGTCGGCGTGGACAATGTCGCGCTCATCACCGGCGAGGAAAAAATTAAGCCCCGCGCGCCGGCCTATTGGGTCGCGACGGTTGAAGCGATGCCGCGCGACGTCCAGGCGGATTTCGTCGCGATCGACGAAATCCAGCTCGCCGCCGATCTCGACCGCGGCCACATTTTCACCGACCGGCTGCTCCACTGGCGCGGACGCCAGGAGACTCTCCTGATCGGCGCGGCCACGATGGCGCCGCTCATTACAGAACTCTTTCCCGGCGCGCCGATCTTCACGCGCCCGAGGCTTTCAAAACTCTCCTTCGCCGGCGACAAGAAAATCTCAAGGCTGCCGCCGCGCACCGCCATCGTCGCCTTTTCAGCCGAAGAGGTTTACGCGATCGCGGAACTGATCAAGCGCCAGCGCGGCGGGGCCGCCGTCGTGCTCGGCGTGCTGTCGCCGCGCACGCGCAACGCGCAGATCGAGCTCTATCAGGGCGGAGACGTCGATTACATCGTCGCGACGGACGCCATCGGCATGGGCCTCAATCTCGACGTCGATCATGTCGCCTTCGCCTCCGATCGCAAATTCGACGGATTACGCCATCGCAGGCTGACGCCGGCGGAATTTGGACAGATCGCCGGCAGAGCGGGGCGCCATATGAGCGACGGCTTTTTTGGCGCGACCGGCCGCTGCCCGCCCTTCGACGAGGAGTTGATCGAGGCTTTGGAGGACCACCGCTTCGATCCGGTTAAGACGCTGCAATGGCGCACCAGCGCCCTCGATTTTTCTTCGATCGACGCGCTCATGCATTCTCTCGACCAGGTCCCGGCGCA
Above is a genomic segment from Methylocystis rosea containing:
- the greA gene encoding transcription elongation factor GreA, which codes for MSSAFTKEQDDDNPREDLPDRPVSPHRNLVTPEGLEQIEAELTRLHKEIDRATASEDNHALALAQRDLRYWSARRASAEVIRAIADHSHVRFGHRVVVELEDGERRSFRLVGEDEADPTKGLIPYVAPLAKALMGKSVGDKAEVIHHSARIVEIG
- a CDS encoding DUF1348 family protein, which translates into the protein MVRSSFKRRGASVSRPPLPPFTLETATQKVRIAEDAWNTRDPERVSLAYTVDSRWRNRAEFLVGRDEIVAFLTRKWRSELDYRLIKEIWAFRDNRIAVRFAYEFHDDLGSWRRAYGNENWEFDEDGLMRLRLASINDLPISESERKYRWPAGPRPPDHPGLSDLGL
- a CDS encoding MDR family oxidoreductase; translation: MTDFRAIRIDKDDHGQHADYVVMRERDLMEGDVDVDVAFSAINYKDGLAVTGDGPVVRRFPMIPGVDFAGRVTRSAHPDFAAGDIVVATACGLGEAHYGGFAEKARLSGDWLAKLPPPLTPARAMTVGTAGLTAMFCVLALERHGARPDDGLAVVTGATGGVGSFAVALLAKAGWRVAAVTGQASQDAYLRRLGASEIIGRDELSAPGKPLQKQRFAVGVDTVGGVTLANLLAQTRFDGAVAACGNVGGMALPANVAPFILRGVSLLGVESVRPRIDLRRAAWTRIARDLDPSTIDAMSEIIPFDAALDRARSIVGGTIRGRVVIDMGRHLPL
- a CDS encoding MucR family transcriptional regulator, with product MNQANNIELAADIVSAYVSNNSVPAGELPGLISEVYNALLRVGAGSAAAPAEPPKPAIPVKRSVTNDYIICLEDGKKFKSLKRHLRTQYGLSPEDYREKWGLPADYPMVAPNYAKARSNLAKQMGLGQQRRRRGK
- a CDS encoding TIGR02300 family protein; translation: MAKPELGAKRQCQSCGTKFYDFKKDPIACPKCGAIYQVVALTRAAARAQQEEESELEKESPETVSLEEVGETETVAESIDVEDDVEIEADDAEDDTFLEEEESDDDVSGLIDGDIETDEET